A single region of the Ascaphus truei isolate aAscTru1 chromosome 6, aAscTru1.hap1, whole genome shotgun sequence genome encodes:
- the LOC142497846 gene encoding SCO-spondin-like isoform X2 — MLPKSPITLLLAIMLPLTLVTSQSSPTQKRPLCGPNEQYYPRCKPCPKSCRNEHVICDKKCKPGCSCKPGYVLEFAKSTKCISPKQCINCGKLEVYDDCNANCPVTCDNYLEKNRNCILICKAGCVCQKGLVRHNNTCIQPSKCPRKGNN, encoded by the exons ATGCTGCCCAAGTCGCCcatcacactgctgctggcaATCA TGCTGCCTCTGACGTTGGTGACATCACAATCATCTCCTACGCAGAAAA GACCACTCTGTGGCCCCAATGAACAGTATTATCCCCGTTGCAAGCCTTGCCCAAAAAGTTGTCGCAACGAACATGTTATATGCGATAAGAAATGTAAACCTGGGTGCTCCTGCAAACCTGGCTATGTCCTGGAATTTGCCAAGTCCACCAAATGCATCTCCCCCAAACAATGCATCAACTGCGGCAAGCTGGAGGTTTATGATGATTGCAATGCTAACTGCCCAGTCACTTGTGATAACTACTTGGAAAAGAATAGGAATTGTATACTTATTTGTAAAGCTGGATGCGTTTGCCAGAAAGGTCTTGTTCGCCATAATAACACATGTATTCAACCATCAAAATGCCCTAGGAAAGGAAACAACTGA
- the LOC142497846 gene encoding SCO-spondin-like isoform X1, translated as MVRMLPKSPITLLLAIMLPLTLVTSQSSPTQKRPLCGPNEQYYPRCKPCPKSCRNEHVICDKKCKPGCSCKPGYVLEFAKSTKCISPKQCINCGKLEVYDDCNANCPVTCDNYLEKNRNCILICKAGCVCQKGLVRHNNTCIQPSKCPRKGNN; from the exons GTCAGGATGCTGCCCAAGTCGCCcatcacactgctgctggcaATCA TGCTGCCTCTGACGTTGGTGACATCACAATCATCTCCTACGCAGAAAA GACCACTCTGTGGCCCCAATGAACAGTATTATCCCCGTTGCAAGCCTTGCCCAAAAAGTTGTCGCAACGAACATGTTATATGCGATAAGAAATGTAAACCTGGGTGCTCCTGCAAACCTGGCTATGTCCTGGAATTTGCCAAGTCCACCAAATGCATCTCCCCCAAACAATGCATCAACTGCGGCAAGCTGGAGGTTTATGATGATTGCAATGCTAACTGCCCAGTCACTTGTGATAACTACTTGGAAAAGAATAGGAATTGTATACTTATTTGTAAAGCTGGATGCGTTTGCCAGAAAGGTCTTGTTCGCCATAATAACACATGTATTCAACCATCAAAATGCCCTAGGAAAGGAAACAACTGA